The Leptospira stimsonii genome includes the window AATCGGAAGTTTATACTCGTATAAATTCTTCACCAACTTCTTCCATTCCGATCTGGAATAGGCTTCGTTAAGGACGACGACGATTCCATCTGGTTGAAACGAAATCGACTCTTTTTGTTCGGGAAGAACGTTGTATGACATTCCTCCTGCTGAGACGAATCCTTTTGTAGGAGTTTCAGGAAAAGAAAAGGACCAACCAAGAAAACCGGTTTTCCCCGTCCACTGACGCACTTGAGAATCGGGAACGATCTTTTCTTTGAGTGAGATTCCCGAAGACTCGAGATCGATTTTCTCCGAAGTGAAAAGGTCCACGTTTACTTTCTGATCGGCAAAGTCGGAGACCGGACCTTCGATACGAATTCGTTCGTAAGATAAGGTCTTTCCGTTCGATTTCAATGGAGATACGATTCCGATTCTTACCATCCGATAATCTTGCGGATTCACCGGGAATACACGAAGTCGAAGTCGATTCCCGTCCAACCATTCCACATAAGAAGGGTCTCTTCTTTCCACACCGACGATCGTCGCGTACGCGTTACGCGCCTTTGACTTGAAGGTTAGCCGCGCCGGTCTTTCTTCTCCGTTTACCCAGAGTGAAAGTTTTGTGCAGATACTACCTTCCGGAACTGTGATCGTATAGATCGCCTCTTCCGGAGTCGCGAACATCGAACCGAACGGTAGAAAGGAACGATCGGAAGAGGAATTTTCATTATAGATCGAGATCGTCGTCTCTGTGTAAGAAACCCTAAGATCCGGATAAACTTGAACATGAGAATCCATATCCGTCGTGATCAAAGAATTCCCCCGCCAAAGGCGTTCCAGATAGGCGTGTGATCTGCCGAAAAGAAGGTGGAGAATTTTACCGGCGTCTTCGGGAATGATTCGAGTTCGTGGATCCGCGCGAAACAAAGAAAGAAAACCTTGCGACGCAAAGTAGGCCAATGGATCGAACTGGCTTTGTGCGGCAAAGAAACCCATCTGCGATCTTCGATCCGGTTGTAACACCATTTCCGTAACGTGGTTTGTGCGGAGTCTTGCGGCTTTTTGAATCCAATCCGGAAGATCTGCGTCGATTCGATTGTGACCTTGATGACTTTCCGGTTTTGTAAGAACCGTTTCCGCGTGATTCCACTGAATAAAAAAATAAGAAGAATAACCCAGAAGGAACAAGGCCGAAACCGAGATCAGAAGAAACGAAATTCTTCTTTTTCCATTCTCGAGTTTAGAATGAATTAGAAAAATTGCATATCCAAAAGCGATCATCGAGAATAACGGGCCGTAAGGTAAAAATCCGAGTCCGGCCATCCAAACAAGGGCCCAACTAAACGCCATTAACGGAGCCAAGACGAGGACGAAAGCGACGGACATAAAAGCGCCCAATACAAGAAACGGCTGAAAGAACGGAAGAATCGATTTCGGAATCCTATCGATAAAGAGTGAGGCGCCTAACAATAGGAATGCGATCCACAGGGACCATACGGTTCTTTCCGTAAAGGGCGGGAATACTTCATGATTTAGAACGTATGAATTTACGGAAAAACAGATCGAAGATAGAATTAAAGTAAATATTAAAAATTCCTTATAGGATGGAAAAATGACGTAAAGAATCAAAGAAAAAAGGGCTACAAAGAGGATCGCAATGATTCCAAAAACGAAATAAATGAGGAACTCAGAATGAGATCCCGTGATGCGCAGAACGACCTCGACTACACCGTAGGAGGTGACCCCCAATGCAAGAATGGCCCCGAATAAACTTAGGAACCAAATCCACGCCGGTGCCTCCCATTGAAAGATGTGTATGGTTCTTTGAAAGTATTCTTGGATTTTGTGTTTCATGAAGTTTATCGATTC containing:
- a CDS encoding XrtN system VIT domain-containing protein codes for the protein MKHKIQEYFQRTIHIFQWEAPAWIWFLSLFGAILALGVTSYGVVEVVLRITGSHSEFLIYFVFGIIAILFVALFSLILYVIFPSYKEFLIFTLILSSICFSVNSYVLNHEVFPPFTERTVWSLWIAFLLLGASLFIDRIPKSILPFFQPFLVLGAFMSVAFVLVLAPLMAFSWALVWMAGLGFLPYGPLFSMIAFGYAIFLIHSKLENGKRRISFLLISVSALFLLGYSSYFFIQWNHAETVLTKPESHQGHNRIDADLPDWIQKAARLRTNHVTEMVLQPDRRSQMGFFAAQSQFDPLAYFASQGFLSLFRADPRTRIIPEDAGKILHLLFGRSHAYLERLWRGNSLITTDMDSHVQVYPDLRVSYTETTISIYNENSSSDRSFLPFGSMFATPEEAIYTITVPEGSICTKLSLWVNGEERPARLTFKSKARNAYATIVGVERRDPSYVEWLDGNRLRLRVFPVNPQDYRMVRIGIVSPLKSNGKTLSYERIRIEGPVSDFADQKVNVDLFTSEKIDLESSGISLKEKIVPDSQVRQWTGKTGFLGWSFSFPETPTKGFVSAGGMSYNVLPEQKESISFQPDGIVVVLNEAYSRSEWKKLVKNLYEYKLPITILTNEWFQTKDSEKAIRYLEECEIPSFNLFPLHLTEILSNQNIGKNPLWVVAGENRSVPFGELRGSERFENMQRSANRRTEIPKIAIVNGVKSEYVASLVDLEQMDPVAENETELFEILKNKKISLPIQNEKFISLPYAKLTLEKSDRTEGKRAGADLLIRMLIQKKIMRQLGKRFFDRDLENQDLVDLARDAMVVSPVSSLIVLESEDDYNRFGIKSRSSSLGQSKLEAPGAVPEPGEWILFFCILIGFILYLRFQKSHSFF